ttttaattttctacatgaGAAGAAAACAGTCTATCAAGTGATGAAATTCCAATGGCATATGAAATCCCTCTTTGAATTACCAATTTTATGTCAGTGGCCGTTCATTCACGTTGAAAAACAAAAAGTGGATACAATAATGAGAATAAGCACCTAGAATCTCAAATGACAAATGGTAATAATGTCAACTTACCCGACCAATTTAATACATGTGTTTGATTGAAGGGTAGAATTTGGGATTGGTTGATATGAAATTAATAAGAGGTCATTGTTACTTTGTTAATATTATTtggatatttaaaaatattatattaatgttATACTAAACCCAACCCCATATTTCAAATTAGTTAACAtcgattaaatatttttttatagttttattttattttaatttttttaataaaaaaaaaatattatttaatttttatactctaatgaaattaattatttagtatatttattttaaaaaatatatttttaaataaaattgaaaatttattaagTGGAGACTAAAtatgattttatattttttttatattattcaaGTATTTAATAATCTCAATTTACCCAACTAATTTAATATAAACAACTTAATCTTAATTTCAAATTAGATAACatcaattataaaatttttcccATCATTTGCTTTATTTTCAAttagtttaataaaaaaaaaatataactaaCGACTTttgttttctttaaaattatgagATACAGTTCGAATCTCAATTAAACTACTAGtgccaataataataaaatctgtTTGGGCCTTAGCATTGTTCCACGAGAACAAAGCCTGCCTAGTTTAGGTTGGGCATTACTGATCTTAACTTCCATCTTAGAATAGGTACTTATCTTGGACAGAAAGATTGAAATTGATATTTGAGGGTTAGATGGAATGTTCAATGTCACCCTACTGCGAGCCACATCAGAACAAAGTTGTGTATTAGTTGTACTCAAACTGAGACTCAAACTCGAGATCTCAAACTCGAGATCTTAGTCTTGAAAGATGACGACAATACTGCTGAGTTATTATTTTCTATTTAGTAGCggctttattatttatttgaaagAAAAGAAGGAAACCCAATAATTTACAACGGCATGCCGTGCATGTTTCCATACCTCACTTCGAAAAGCTCTCATTCAAGAACATACTGTCATGGTCCTCAAATTCTACTAAATTctagtattatatatatatatatatatagtttcacTTGATCCATGGTTACATCTCAGAAAAATAAAAGAACTGCTGAATGCCAAATCATCCTAAGTATGCACTTACAAGTAATATGCCACAAAGGCATGGATAGATCATATATTAGAAGTGCAACTTAAAGATTGAATGGAATGGGAAGGCACAAGGCAGACTAATTTGAAGTTTAATGTATTGAAGACTCACAGAAAGAAAAAGGCCAATGGTCAAAAGAAACAAAAGGAACTATCATGTATTTGCTTTTCTGAAACAGATTTTACACACAACAACTCTGTTAAATTATACAAGAAACCCAGATCAAGCACATTTGGGTTACCTTTCCAATACAACATTAGGAACATCGTTTTCAAAGACAGATATAGAAGCTCCCCAGCCTAAAAAATTTATCTTAACAGGACTTGGATCAAACATACAAGGTGTAATTGCGATTAATTCCTTATCTGTAGAAACATACCAGGCAGTAACATGCTTGCTGCTAATTGCCGAGTCCACAAAGCAAGCAGATTTAATCTTGGATATGGATTCTTCTTGCGATGAAACTATCTGTATTAATGAACTACTCTTGAGTTGCTGCCTTTTTCCATCTTAAGCACTTGTTCTGTTTTATGTCAATGCTTGGATTAGAAGTGAGCTGCTTTGCTGGTTTCGCAATGGATATTTTCTCCATTGCATTCATGAACTTCCGCAAGTGCTTGATATACTCGGGATAAGTTTCAAGGTTGCAATGGCCACCACCTTTGACCCATAAAGGGTCGTACTTTTCCTTGGCAAGTTCCCATAGGCGCTTCCCATGAGACCAATCAACAATGTCATCATTTGTTCCCTGGGAATGTTTAATGACAAAAATCAGCAATGAAAATGCAAATGTACAGATTCAACCAGAAACCAATTAGAATCATGGTAGAGTAAATAGTCACATATGAGACGAGCATATATTTGCGATTAAGGGGTGTCTGATACCAAAGGTATATGCAAGCAACCATATGATAACAACCATGCTCATAAACATAAGCAGAGAGAAATTGTGGATGTGCCAGATATAGGAAGAAAATGACAGAAGCTTGATCCTCAGTATTCTAGTTTCTACTAATTTGAGCAATGTGCAAATCTGGTTTGATAACCATGCATTATTTTCTTCACATGAGGGTTTACAATTTCTATGAAATTGAAGGATTGCTTCCAAGAAGCCAATTAAAGATTTAAAACTTACAATCTAATTAAGAAGGCTTCCTTATTTAGTTACCAGTGTGCTTCCTTTTTTCCTTTTGTGTTTCCAATGTTTGTGACATGAAATTCTTCAGCGTACTTCCTTCAGCCATTAAACAATGTGAAACTACTCTAGATTATTAAAGTTTTCAGAACTGAAGTTAATTGGTAATGTAATATTGAGCAGAAAACTTTCTAGGATTTTTCACTGCCAGACAATGGAGGTTCCTGAAATTGTATAGATTTACTACATTTCTGTTTTATTCTTATAACACAGCATAAGCAAATACAACATTATACTACCTCAAACTGATAATAAAAAAGCAAAATTCCAAAACATTACAAACTCAGAGACTGATTTGTTTAGCTAATTATCAAATCAAATTTTCTTATTGCCAGCTCCAGAGTGGTTTTATCTCCAATTATGGTGCCATTTACCATCAAACACAATCTTACACTAATATTTGCTAAGAAATACAGGCAGTATAATATGCTAGCAACGCCATGGCATCATGAAAATAAACATGCAATAAGCAATTGGTAATCACAggtttatgtttttatttttcttaattgaGTGACATGCAAACTTCACTAGGGAAAACAACAAGTCTTAACAAGAATGGAAAAAGTTCCATGGAAACAAAGGGAATAAGTTGCAAATAATGACATGTAACTTACATGTATAACCAGAACTGGACAATTGACAAGCCGTATTTTGTCTATATTCTGTAAATAATAGAAAAGTCCTCCAATTAAGAAAAAAAGAAGTAATTTATTATTACAAAGAGGTACAAAAGATGGAAGGAACCGGTGACTACCTTGTAAATGTCAAACCAAAACGTCATCTTCACAGGATACAAGACCCGTATGCCTGAAAGGATCGCACTGTGAAGAACAACTCCTCTCAACCTCTGTAAACGAGAAGCTAAATGCAGAGTAGGTCCACTTCCAACAGATTGGCCATACAAGATCAAATCTTCTTGCTTAACTTCATAATCCTTCTTCAAACAATTGTACACAGCCTCTATGTCACAGTACGTGTTGAATTCAGATGGCTATTAAAATTCCAGAAGTAACAACTGATCAGGTATAGAATTAGCCATGTGTACGTAAGACAAATGGACATGTAGCCATTTAAATTATTGACACAAGtgctttttctctctttctttctttctttttgagAATTTTAATTGAGAAACTACATATGATTGATCTTATAGAATATGTTTACCTTGCCAGAAGATGCCCCATATCCTGAATAATCATAGCTGCAAAATAGCCAAATATCAAGTAAGCAACAAAGCAAATAGGGCTTAGCTGCATTAAATGAACTTCAAGATCCTGACAAATTATTTCCACTAAATCTTGACATGCTAATTCTTCATTTATTTTCTGCACATATAAAAACCTTTCAGGTACTTAATTAGCACGATTTGAGGATGCCCTTCATGGCATGCACACAACACAAAAgggtaaaaaattaagaaaataaagtaAATTCTTAAACCTTCAATACTTGAAAAAACCCATATATTAATATGCATTAGCAGATAGTGATAAATGATGTCAACAGATTACAGGAGGTCAGCAGGAAATATCTGTCCcatgataaaatttaaataagaaaccaaatttattaaatttcttttccCTTGTGGTCTATTCAGAATTGTTGGTAAGGTCATAATAAAGAATAAGAAAAAACAAGAAATGATTATAAAGCGGGCAACATTATTAAATCAAATGATCAGATCACAAATAGACCCATGATAAGTATTTCCACCAGTAAAACCTACAGAAGGGATATCACCGACATATTCAAAAACAGGGAATGAGTGAGAAAAGGAAGAGAAGAAAAACAGAACCAACAGATCAAAAGACAAAATGAGAAATTTGAAAGagaaaaaatttgaagaaaaaaaaaaaaaaagagagaggggGAGGGGGGGGGTTGGGCGCTGGCAACAGCATGAACAACAAAACACCTTAATCTAaaactaaaaataactaatacccataaaatatttttatttatttatttatttatttttatctgaaTCAATCATCAAACAAGGAGAGGCCGGAAATCAGAAAATGGGTATTGAATAAATCGCCAAAAGAGGAACATACAACAACAAATAAATTCATAAAACGCAGAAACCACCATAACCAGATGGAAACCCATCTCAGAACAATCAAGAACCAACCAGAAACACCCAGAAAGGAAGCAATGATAAGAGGTAAAAAGGGCATAGAAGCAATTagcaaaacatatatatatatatacctcatAATATTGACCCTCAAATGAGCTCTGAGCTCAATGAAGAGCTCATGCATTTGGCCAAGGTCAGCAGCGTTTCCATGGGAGTACAAGAGGGTGAACCTGGCAAAAGGGTGTTTCCAAAACGTGGCCACAATCTTGTTCCCGCCTTTGGTTTCCAACAAATGTACGTCAATGTTCTTGTCAGCTGAGACCCTCGGCAACACCAGCCTCCCATCTTCCTCTCTACATACATCGTAGGTTGGTGGGTCTGGGGGAAAGAAGGCGAATTTCGCTGCCACATTAGACGTTACATTTCCCATTTACtgattatttctttcttttttttttttaattcttctttGTCTATAAAGACAAGCCACGAGCACAAACAAAACACAACAAAAACAAAACCCACTTCAGAAATATGCGTACGATATGATCAAAAGttgtttcaaagaaaaaaaaggtGTTGGAATTTGTTTGTGGTTAGTAAAATTTGGTTATGGTGTTTTCATGGGTTAATGTCATGTCAAGGGATCTAATAAAAGAGGATGAGCTGAACGAGGTGGAGATGGCGGTGGTGGCAAAGGTGGTGGTGGTGAAGTTGAAGGTGAAGTTGGCGGAGATAATGAGGGaacaaaaacccagaaaatgaatAGTATGGATGTGGAATTTTAGAGGACaaatgagagagaaagagagagagagaagaaaagttGCGTTGGCTCATAGTTTTGATGATGGGTGATGATCTGTGTAAACCTGcatccattttttatttttttttttaatttttattcctaTTTTTGAGTGTCCACTTGTTTCAAGATTATGTTGAAAGTACAGTTTTGACCTTGTTTATCTATTGTGGAATCCTTCAACTAtgcatgagaaaaaaaaaagttttcttTTGCATGTTTTTATTATTGGGTTTCAGCTCATAACAGTAAAAACAAATTCAATACCAATAAACTCAATATTCGTTAAAGTTTTTCAAGTCTACTTATTTTTCAtatctaatttaattaattttttattttataattaattatgattgtTCAAACTCAGAGATTTTACCgtctaaaatacaattttaattcctaattctactaacttaaaatttattaataatctaattaatttttcatattatatATCAAAATTGCAGTTTAAAATTCGAGTTTTTCTGATCATTTATACACTTTAACTTGGTTAttttatcttcttttttttttttaaattaaagaaaGGCTAAACAAATAGCCTAAACAATATAATTAAAAGTAATATCAACACTATCATGAATTAGTCATTGAAAACTATTAAATGATTGGTCGATGACATTttgttataattaaattaatttccatcaaaattaatagaaattataaataaaatttaaaattaaaatcatatatattttaaatgataAAATTACTCTTTTTTAGTATATAATTCTACTTTATTTTCCTCATTcatgttcttttattttgtttataTGATAGACACACACAAACATGCAaatagatataaatataaatatagataCAGAAATTAACACAAATAGACACTCATACTATATAGATATAGACACGAACATAAACAGACACAAAGACACAGATACACAGATATACAAATAAATACAGACGGACTCAAACAAAAAAGACACAAGCACGAACATACATACACACATACACAGACAAACATAGACATTGGCACAAAAAAACAAACATAGACATagataagaataaaaataaacaaagaaAAGATAGATATAGACAAAAGGATAGACgaagataaataaaaattaaaaatgcacAGTTATAGACAGATAAACACATATGTAGACATAAATAAACACGAATATACACAGACAAAAATATAAGTATAAATGTAGATGGGCATGCATAAAGATCAATATAgacacaaacatgaatataaataaaaagaaaaagacatATACACAAACAAACATAGAGAGATGGATACAAACACAattatagatataaatataaataaacaaatactgaTAGATACAAATATAGATAGACAcagatatatataaatataaacaaATAGACGCAGACGCAAATACAGACATAAACATAGATATACACAAATAAATATAGACGTAGATAATAGATACACACAAATACAGATACAAACATAGATACAAACATAAACATATAGATATAGATAAACAGTAATacagccataaatacaaatactgATAAATAAAGACATATTTAAGCATAGATAAAAAAATGCAAATATAGGTAAACACAAACATAATCAAATGTAGACAGACAAATATGGATAAAAATACAAACGTAGACACAAATACGGATACAGATATATACAAGCATAGACCGACATATACTAAACACAACTATAGACAAAAACATAAATaaacaaacaaagaaaaatataaataaagatGAACACAGACATATACAAATGTAGATAAACATATACAAATATATACATAAATGACCACATACATATACAGACATGACAGACAAATAACATTATAACTATTATAAATATTCATCCTTTTAattaaaaaacaaagaaaaagattcaTGCAATAGGTATAAATAGTGTTTTAAAAAacatattttaaattgaattattcATTCATAACAAACACAAAATTCATTTCGTTTGAAATGAATTTCatgtttaatataaaatatactagataaaaaaattcatttgtaaataaaataaattttattatataattaaaccaAACAAGGTCTAAAAAAATTAGCTAATTAACACATCTATTAACCGCACAatacttttttatattttcataggtaaaaaaaaaatgtaaatttcatgtttaaaATTTATCCTGAAGCATATGATAAATATAAAATGAGATGAATATCgtgttaatttatttttattagataaaatgtgactttattatatttaaaattaatttataataaaaaatattcagAGTGGATGTACATATCCATAATAACCAAGGGATAAGTGCATTTGCTTGATCAAACAATTACCTCACATATACACCAAATAAACATTATTCATAATATATTTAAGGGTGTTTAAGTCAACTTATAAAAATTAGTTTATAAGTATTTATAAgtcaatataattttataaatatttaaaaattttgagtagCTATACGTATAGTTAAAGTACTTATAAATGACTGATAAGTCATtaatatatttgataaaaaaaagcTTATAAACatgtttattattaaaattactaaaaagAATATGTGGTTATAAAATATTTGATTAAAGTAACTTATAAATATAGGACTTattagtaataaaataaaaaatttatctcCACAACTTTTATTTAGAACTTATAcacttaaaaatattataaataaatagataaatttatttttataatttataaataaattaaacaatcttataatttaaaataaatgctCTCCAATTATGATATCTATAAGAATAAaagcaattaaattataatttacaccGATTAATATTACTATTTTGATAAAGAAAGATAATTATTCGAATCCTTATAAGAAAttgcataattataaaatttattttatgggatgattaataataataataatagatttgAAGCTTTATTATGTAGTTGGATGGTTGGGTCAATTTTGTATTAATGGCATGTCTGTATCATTTATATCCATAACAGAATGCAGAATGTTGTTTCACAATATTCATGGATTTGGCACAAACCAATTTATATGCACTATTTTTAAGCCGGCTCAATTTGTTTCATTAGTTTTGGGGCTTCTAAGTACAGTttataagtaaaaataaaattaactgatggataaattttttattttgatatttataagttgaggacttataaattttaaatacttataagtgtaaattaatttataaataatggctaatttttataaattaagttaaatactcttttaatttgattaaatattttgttatattatttttatttaatttttaataatttttttttcttatcaataaagacctaaatttttctatttttctctAGAGATATTACATTTTAATCCTTCCAAATAAAGTGGGAGGTTATGAAAGAGAGAGTTTTTCTATTATACTTTTCatccataaaataaaaaaaaataattggataaattattatttggtcaaatttttttaatttttctaaattcaattaaaatatatgtattttataaaattaatttctttaatcATTCTCCTAAAGAAAACATCAGtcaatttattttttcttaaatatctatattatttaattcctataattttaattatttacacTATTTGGTTTCTCTAACTAAAATAAGTTTATTAACGTTTTCtttcataaaaaattttaaaaaattaaacaatttaattttataaaatataaaattgtttttaattggattttaaaaaataaaaattaaataattaattttaataaattaccagAATTTGATAATAATTTACCCTAAAATATTTGGATAGAAGTGTTTTActattatttgtttttatttgaCTCC
Above is a genomic segment from Hevea brasiliensis isolate MT/VB/25A 57/8 chromosome 17, ASM3005281v1, whole genome shotgun sequence containing:
- the LOC110661784 gene encoding uncharacterized protein LOC110661784, with amino-acid sequence MGNVTSNVAAKFAFFPPDPPTYDVCREEDGRLVLPRVSADKNIDVHLLETKGGNKIVATFWKHPFARFTLLYSHGNAADLGQMHELFIELRAHLRVNIMSYDYSGYGASSGKPSEFNTYCDIEAVYNCLKKDYEVKQEDLILYGQSVGSGPTLHLASRLQRLRGVVLHSAILSGIRVLYPVKMTFWFDIYKNIDKIRLVNCPVLVIHGTNDDIVDWSHGKRLWELAKEKYDPLWVKGGGHCNLETYPEYIKHLRKFMNAMEKISIAKPAKQLTSNPSIDIKQNKCLRWKKAATQE